In Anaerolineae bacterium, a single window of DNA contains:
- a CDS encoding Hydrolase, haloacid delahogenase-like family: MFDILAFDADDTLWHNESRYQAAKNEFVHLMSTFQPPERAAAVLDQIELGNLSLYGYGMKSFTLSMIEAALALSDGQLSGREIRAILDISRAVLNAEVELFPHVAETIALLAERYPLMLITKGDASEQEQKIYRSGIGAYFQFIEIVHDKTTTTYQKILAKYRLSPERFVMIGNSLRSDILPVVQIGGIAIYIPHELTWAHELEHNGELLHGSYYQLEHFEQLPDFLCHLERTLQVNPPPEAPLSG, translated from the coding sequence ATGTTTGATATCCTTGCCTTTGATGCTGATGACACCCTGTGGCACAACGAAAGCCGTTATCAGGCAGCCAAAAATGAATTTGTGCACCTGATGTCAACCTTTCAACCACCCGAACGAGCCGCGGCGGTTTTGGACCAGATTGAACTCGGGAATTTATCCCTTTATGGCTATGGGATGAAAAGCTTTACCCTTTCCATGATCGAGGCTGCCCTGGCGCTAAGCGATGGACAGCTCAGCGGCAGGGAGATTCGGGCGATCCTGGACATCAGCCGGGCGGTGCTTAACGCTGAAGTGGAGCTTTTTCCGCATGTAGCCGAAACCATTGCCCTCCTGGCTGAACGTTATCCTTTGATGCTCATCACAAAAGGAGACGCCAGCGAACAGGAACAAAAAATCTACCGCTCGGGCATTGGGGCATACTTCCAATTCATTGAGATCGTCCACGATAAGACGACAACCACTTACCAAAAGATTCTTGCCAAATATCGTCTCTCTCCTGAGCGCTTTGTCATGATTGGTAACTCTTTGCGCTCGGATATCTTGCCAGTAGTTCAAATCGGTGGAATTGCCATCTATATTCCCCACGAACTAACCTGGGCGCATGAACTGGAGCATAACGGAGAACTTCTGCACGGGTCATATTACCAACTCGAACACTTTGAGCAACTGCCCGATTTCTTGTGCCATCTGGAGCGGACTTTACAGGTTAATCCGCCGCCAGAAGCGCCGCTTTCAGGATAG